The DNA window TTCAACTAAAAAAGGGATTGACTCCCAGTGGCGGCGGTTATCACCTTGTAACCGGACTTTTCCAGGTTATATGAAAGCAGTTCGAGGATATCCTCCTCATCGTCCACAACCAGTATTGTTTCCATGCCGTCCTTATGCGGTTACTGAGGTATTCTACCTAAAAGCGGCGCGCCGCAATGTTAGTATTTTATTAAGAAAACTCCCCTGGTAAAAATCGCGCCGCCACGTCCAAACCGCCTTGATTGTTGTGCTAAGATTACGGGCGGGATTTAACACGATCTTAACAATCCGGCCACAAGTTGTCTGGTACGATTCGCGGGTGCTTTCCGTAAGCGCGCGCACAGGCCGGGAAACCGGGCCTCATATGACAAAAGGAGAAACGCGATGGGTCTGAAATCGAAACTGGCGGTCTTTGCCGCCATGATCTGCCTGCTTGCCGCAGGTTACGCCCCGGAGGCCATTGCGGCGGGAGGCGCGCCGAAAGTGGACTCGAAAATAGCGGCATATAAAAAGGTGAGCGGGATAAGCGGAAGCGTATCGTCCGTCGGGTCGGACACTTTGAACAACCTGATGACCCTGTGGGCCGAGACCTTCAACAAGGCGTATCCGAACACGAAGACCCAGGTGGAGGGGAAAGGATCGTCCACCGCGCCTCCCGCCCTCATCGCCGGCACGGCCCAGCTTGGCCCCATGTCCCGGCCGATGAAGGAAACGGAGATAGACCAGTTCGAGAAGAAATTCGGTTACAAGCCGACGCAGATACGGGTGGCGGTGGACGCGCTGGCGGTGTTCGTCAACAAGGACAATCCCTTAAAGTCCATGACGCTGGCCCAGGTGGACGCGGTGTTCTCCAAGAGCCGCAGGCGCGGGGCCAAGGCGGACATGAAGACCTGGGAAGGGCTGGGGCTTACCGGCGAATGGTCCGGCAAGGCCTTGAGCCTCTACGGGCGCAACTCCGCCTCCGGCACTTACGGTTTTTTCAAGGACCACGCTCTCCTGAACGGCGATTTTAAGGACACTGTCAAAGAACAGCCCGGCTCCGCCTCGGTGGTGCAGGGGATCACCGTGGACCGTTACGCCATCGGTTATAGCGGGATAGGATACGCCACCGCCGGGGTGCGCGCCGTGGACATCGCCGAAAAGGACGGGGGCAAGCCCTTTGAAGCAAGCGCGCAGAACGCTTACTCGGGCAAATATCCCCTGTCGCGCTTCCTCTATATATATGTGAACAAGGCCCCGGGCAAGACCCTTGATCCGATCACTCTTGAATTCCTCAAGCTTGTGCTTTCAAAAGAAGGGCAGGACGTGGTGGTCAAGGACGGCTATTTCCCGATCCCCTCTTCCATCGTGGAAGAGGAGTTGAAAAAAATCGGCAAGTAGCGCCTCCGCCTGAAGACCTGGTTGACCGAAACAGGAGCAAGTGATGGATAAAATGGGGGGGCCCCGGCCAGCCGGCAATCTGCGGCCAAGGCTGAAGACGGACGTGATGACCCGCCGGCTTGTCACTCTTGGCGGCGGCGCGGTGATAGCCTCCATCCTTTGCATTCTGCTTGTGATCGTCGCGGAGGTCTATCCCCTTTTCACCCCCGCCAGGGCCACCATGGAAACAGCGCTCACGCCGGCGGAGGGGGAACGGACGCCCATTTCGATGGGGCTGGACGAATACCGCCAATCGGCATACCTGATAACGAAGCGCGAGGCGCTGGTGGTCTCCATGAAAGACGGAATACTGGTCAAAAACGTCCGTTTCCCATGGGCGGACGGCGCGGTGGCCGTTTCCGCCACTCCCCTCGCCGACGGAGTGGTGGCGCTGGGCCTTTCCGACGGACGGGTGGCGCCGGTGGAGATCACTTTCGAGTCCTCTTTTAACGAGCGCGGCGAGAAGGTGGCCGATTGCGTGATCCGTCCCGGAGAACCTGTGGTGGTGAACAAAAGCGGCGGAGCCGTAAAATTCCTCGCGCACGCCCAGACTGAGCAAGGCCCTGTGACCGCGGCGGTAATCGGCCCGGACGAGCTTGCCGTGCTGTCCGTCACCGAATCTAAAAGCCTTGTAGGCCCGGTTGAAAAACAGGCCACGCTCAAAACTGTCCCCCTTCCTTTGGAAGGGGTAATAACGGCCATCGCCATGGACAAAAGGGGCGAAGATATCTTTATAGGCACTTCCGCGGGAAGGATCGCCCGGGTGAGCCTGAAGGATTCGCCCGAACCTGTGGCCGGGGAGATAGTCACCGCCGCTTCGGCCCCCGGCGCTTCGGTGAGCGTGCTCGGTTTCCTGCTGGGTGGACGCACGCTTGTGGCGGGGGACACCGCCGGGGCTGTCAGCTCCTGGCAGATGGTCAACGACGAGCATGGCGTGCGCAGGCTGATAAAGAACTATAGTTTCACCTCGCACAGGCGGGCTGTCACATCCTTCGCTTCTTCCGCCCGCAACAAGGGCTTTGTGACGGCCGATGAGTCGGGACAGGTGATGCTCCGTTACGGCACCACAGGCTCCACCCTTTTAAGAGTGGAGGCGGCTGGTGAAAAGATCGGCCAGATTGTGATGCCGCCGAAGGGGGACGCATTCGCCGCGCTCACGGCGGCCGGGGAGATAAAAGAATGGAAGCTGGACAACCCCCACCCCGAAGTGACGTTGCGCGGCCTTTTCGGCAAGGTCCGGTATGAAGGGTACGAACAGGGGGAATACGTATGGCAGTCCACCGGCGGGGCGGACGATTTTGAGGCGAAGCTAAGCCTTACACCGCTTATTTTCGGAACTCTCAAGGGGACGTTCTACGCCCTTCTTTTCGCGGTCCCCCTTTCGCTGCTGGCGGCCCTTTACACTTCCCAGTTCATGGGGCCGGGCCTTAAAGGGATAGTCAAACCGGCGGTGGAGATCATGGCCGCCATGCCCAGCGTGGTGCTTGGGTTCATCGCGGGGCTGTGGCTCGCCCCTGTGATGGAGAAGATAGCGCCGGGTGTGTTCCTGATGCCGTTCATGGCCGTGGCCTCGGTATTGGCCGCGTTCGCCGTGTGGAGCAAGATGGCTTCTCCTGAGTTGCGCGGGCGGATGACCCACGGCAAGGAGCTCCTTGTGATAATCCCCGCCGTGCTGGCGGCGGTGTGGCTCTCCTTGTCGCTGGGGGCGCTGCTAGAACAGGCTCTCCTGGGGGGGGACTACCGGGTGTGGCTTCGGGAAGCGCTGGGGCTCACCTTCGACCAGCGCAACAGCCTCGTGGTCGGCTTTGCCATGGGCTTTGCCGTGATCCCGATAATATTCACCATCGCCGAGGACTCGCTGTCCAACGTGCCGGCGCATCTTAAGGCAGGGTCGCTGGCGCTTGGGGCCACCCCATGGCAGACGGCGCTTCGCGTGGCCCTCCCGGCGGCAAGCCCCGGGATATTCTCCGCCATAATGATAGGTTTTGGCAGGGCCGTGGGCGAGACTATGATAGTGCTCATGGCCACAGGCAACACCTCGATAATGGACCTGAGCGTGTTCAACGGGTTCCGGGCGCTTTCCGCCAACATCGCCGTGGAGCTTCCCGAGGCTCCCGAGCAGGGAACGCTGTATAGGACACTGTTTTTGGCCGCCCTGCTCCTTTTCGCCATGACATTCATCGTGAACACCGCCGCCGAAATGGTGCGGCTGAAACTTCGCAAAAGGTATTCGGAGATATGAGGGACTATTTTAAGAGCGGCGATCCTTTCATATGGCTCACGGGGGGCGCCGTCGCCTTCGCGCTTTTAATGGTGGCGGGGCTCGTGTTCCTGATAATGGTGAACGGGCTGGGATTTTTCTGGCCGGAGGATGTGGCCCGGCTTTCGCTGGCCGACGGGCGGACAGTGACGGGGCAGATAGCCGAAAGGGAAGAGTTCGGCCCCGTTGGCGCAACCAAGTGGCGCGTGAAAGTGAAACAGGCCAACCGTGACTTGCACGGACAGGATTTCATCTGGATTGACGAGGCGGACATCCGGGCAAGCGCAAAGCCCGCGGACGCGGTGGTGCTCGAGCGGCGGGAGTGGGGCGATTTTATCGGGGAGATAAAGGAAGTAAAGGAGGGTGGGGCTTTGGCCGGATCGGGCCCGGCGGCTGGATACGATGCGCTAGTAAAACTGCTTCCCGCCGCGCGTGAAACGTTCGACTATGTGCGCCGGATGGAGCAAAAGGACATCGGCGAGCTCAATTACGCGCAGGAGAGGATCCGGCTGAAGCTTAAAAAGATGGAAACGGCCGGAAAGCCCGATGTGCCGGAAAGCGCAAAGCTCAGGGAAGAAAGCCAGCGGCTCAACGACAGTTACTCGGCGTTGATGGCCAGGATTGACGCGATAAAAAGCAAACAGACGGCCAGCGT is part of the Nitrospinota bacterium genome and encodes:
- a CDS encoding phosphate ABC transporter substrate-binding protein, whose protein sequence is MICLLAAGYAPEAIAAGGAPKVDSKIAAYKKVSGISGSVSSVGSDTLNNLMTLWAETFNKAYPNTKTQVEGKGSSTAPPALIAGTAQLGPMSRPMKETEIDQFEKKFGYKPTQIRVAVDALAVFVNKDNPLKSMTLAQVDAVFSKSRRRGAKADMKTWEGLGLTGEWSGKALSLYGRNSASGTYGFFKDHALLNGDFKDTVKEQPGSASVVQGITVDRYAIGYSGIGYATAGVRAVDIAEKDGGKPFEASAQNAYSGKYPLSRFLYIYVNKAPGKTLDPITLEFLKLVLSKEGQDVVVKDGYFPIPSSIVEEELKKIGK
- a CDS encoding ABC transporter permease subunit, with the translated sequence MDKMGGPRPAGNLRPRLKTDVMTRRLVTLGGGAVIASILCILLVIVAEVYPLFTPARATMETALTPAEGERTPISMGLDEYRQSAYLITKREALVVSMKDGILVKNVRFPWADGAVAVSATPLADGVVALGLSDGRVAPVEITFESSFNERGEKVADCVIRPGEPVVVNKSGGAVKFLAHAQTEQGPVTAAVIGPDELAVLSVTESKSLVGPVEKQATLKTVPLPLEGVITAIAMDKRGEDIFIGTSAGRIARVSLKDSPEPVAGEIVTAASAPGASVSVLGFLLGGRTLVAGDTAGAVSSWQMVNDEHGVRRLIKNYSFTSHRRAVTSFASSARNKGFVTADESGQVMLRYGTTGSTLLRVEAAGEKIGQIVMPPKGDAFAALTAAGEIKEWKLDNPHPEVTLRGLFGKVRYEGYEQGEYVWQSTGGADDFEAKLSLTPLIFGTLKGTFYALLFAVPLSLLAALYTSQFMGPGLKGIVKPAVEIMAAMPSVVLGFIAGLWLAPVMEKIAPGVFLMPFMAVASVLAAFAVWSKMASPELRGRMTHGKELLVIIPAVLAAVWLSLSLGALLEQALLGGDYRVWLREALGLTFDQRNSLVVGFAMGFAVIPIIFTIAEDSLSNVPAHLKAGSLALGATPWQTALRVALPAASPGIFSAIMIGFGRAVGETMIVLMATGNTSIMDLSVFNGFRALSANIAVELPEAPEQGTLYRTLFLAALLLFAMTFIVNTAAEMVRLKLRKRYSEI